The following proteins are co-located in the Tissierellales bacterium genome:
- a CDS encoding ATP-binding protein, with the protein MKIRGKILIAFFLMLCTAYIVYDLFLVESYKNEILKDLETNLRVYIEQSDYHLTRYAINLENDIDLIELVFSEDINKDNGILLEDYFNKFVKTKASTKYIFFGNESGTFIYNDKLAQENDLNGYDVRERPWYKKAIAYPNQVVITEPYKGIDGKTYFITFAKAITNINGEIIGVIGIDIDFGTVESYLRKAFKEERCEIGIVTDHIMVSSNGKSKLEWREEPNEYISFYNDISEYDKLGKFKIEEEEFYSISKLSDKLDWIFYVKLPLDYVSELQSTRVAPFWTLSAVLLFFMILILMIIIQKILIIPIIRMNRIVSDIIQTGDLDHKLNFERQDEIGQLADSFDSMLFKLLKNREELEYKVSERTAELTKLKVAVEQSPSGIVITDLEGNVMYTNKRVSELTGYREEELIGQKTNLFKTTYHDRAYYDELWETIESGKIWRGEFYNKKKDESCYWEKCLIAPVTDENGDIVNYIAMKEDVTELKAAQEELVRAKAKAEMATQAKSDFLANMSHEIRTPMNAIIGINELLMGSELSIRQKDYSEKIERAAKHLLKIINDVLDFSKIEAGKLVIENIEFDLKNVLDDLESIMGVEASKKDIDLIFDIDQSCPVNLIGDELRLNQILLNLIGNAIKFTDEGEVRLRVVCLKEEKDSVYFLFDLKDTGIGISEEEQDKIFQKFTQADESITRKYGGTGLGLVIVEELIGIMNGKLEIESEVGRGTRFKVFIEFKKNNLSSKPIKAKEKSYEEYGEARKTIDVAIDLEEIEKLHEKRKATMNSGENLKLKMDTLEKKLINCLENYDTDAEDYVIKLMELSKEDKEKYNKIYKLVLDYEFDRALEIMKENKDELEQR; encoded by the coding sequence ATGAAAATTAGAGGAAAGATACTCATAGCATTTTTCTTAATGCTCTGTACAGCATATATAGTGTATGATTTATTTCTAGTAGAGTCGTATAAAAATGAAATACTCAAAGATTTAGAAACAAATTTAAGAGTGTATATAGAGCAATCTGATTATCACTTAACTAGATATGCTATAAATTTAGAAAATGACATAGATCTTATAGAACTTGTTTTTAGTGAGGACATTAACAAAGATAATGGCATATTGCTAGAAGATTATTTTAATAAATTTGTTAAGACAAAGGCTAGCACAAAATACATTTTTTTTGGTAATGAAAGTGGGACGTTTATATACAACGATAAATTAGCACAGGAAAATGATTTAAACGGATATGATGTAAGAGAACGGCCATGGTATAAAAAAGCAATAGCATATCCAAATCAGGTTGTAATTACAGAACCTTATAAAGGAATAGATGGCAAGACTTATTTCATAACTTTTGCAAAAGCCATTACAAATATAAATGGAGAAATCATTGGTGTAATTGGAATAGATATAGACTTTGGCACAGTAGAATCATATCTGAGAAAAGCATTTAAGGAGGAGCGCTGTGAAATTGGAATAGTTACAGACCATATAATGGTTTCTAGCAATGGCAAATCAAAACTTGAATGGCGTGAAGAACCAAATGAATATATATCATTTTATAATGATATAAGTGAATATGATAAACTGGGAAAGTTTAAAATTGAAGAAGAAGAATTTTATTCGATATCAAAACTATCAGATAAATTAGATTGGATATTTTATGTGAAATTACCATTAGATTATGTAAGTGAATTACAATCAACTCGAGTAGCACCATTTTGGACATTGAGTGCAGTATTATTATTTTTTATGATACTTATATTGATGATTATAATACAAAAAATATTGATAATTCCTATAATTAGGATGAATAGGATAGTCAGTGATATAATTCAAACTGGAGATTTAGATCACAAATTAAATTTTGAGAGGCAAGATGAAATTGGACAATTAGCAGATTCATTTGATAGTATGCTCTTCAAACTTTTGAAAAATAGAGAGGAATTAGAGTACAAGGTATCCGAAAGAACCGCTGAACTGACAAAATTAAAAGTAGCCGTAGAACAGAGTCCTTCGGGAATAGTCATAACAGATTTAGAAGGCAATGTTATGTATACCAACAAAAGAGTTAGCGAGCTTACAGGCTATAGAGAGGAAGAATTAATTGGTCAAAAGACTAATTTGTTTAAAACCACTTATCACGACAGAGCGTATTATGATGAATTATGGGAGACTATAGAATCAGGAAAAATTTGGAGAGGTGAATTCTACAATAAGAAAAAAGATGAATCTTGCTACTGGGAAAAATGTTTGATAGCTCCAGTTACAGATGAAAATGGTGATATAGTCAATTATATAGCCATGAAAGAAGATGTAACGGAACTTAAAGCGGCACAAGAGGAACTAGTAAGAGCAAAGGCAAAAGCAGAGATGGCTACACAAGCAAAGAGTGATTTTTTGGCTAATATGTCACATGAAATCAGGACACCTATGAATGCAATTATAGGTATAAATGAACTCCTTATGGGAAGTGAACTTTCAATTAGACAAAAAGATTATTCAGAGAAAATAGAGCGTGCGGCAAAGCATCTGCTAAAGATAATAAACGATGTTCTAGATTTTTCTAAAATAGAAGCTGGAAAATTGGTTATAGAAAATATAGAGTTTGATTTGAAAAATGTTTTAGACGACTTAGAGAGCATAATGGGGGTTGAAGCATCAAAGAAAGATATAGACTTGATATTTGATATAGATCAAAGCTGCCCAGTGAATTTAATTGGTGACGAACTTAGACTCAACCAAATCCTCCTTAATCTAATAGGAAATGCCATCAAATTTACAGATGAAGGAGAGGTGAGACTTAGAGTAGTTTGTCTAAAAGAGGAAAAAGATAGCGTATATTTTCTTTTTGATTTAAAGGATACCGGCATAGGAATATCAGAAGAAGAACAGGATAAAATTTTTCAGAAATTCACTCAAGCGGATGAATCCATAACGAGAAAGTATGGAGGAACGGGGCTTGGATTAGTAATAGTAGAAGAATTGATAGGCATTATGAATGGAAAGCTAGAAATAGAGAGTGAGGTAGGTAGAGGAACAAGATTTAAAGTATTTATAGAGTTCAAGAAGAATAACTTGAGTTCGAAACCAATCAAGGCTAAAGAAAAATCATATGAAGAATATGGCGAAGCTAGAAAAACCATAGATGTGGCAATAGATTTAGAGGAAATAGAAAAATTACATGAGAAAAGAAAAGCCACAATGAACTCAGGAGAAAACTTGAAGTTAAAAATGGATACATTGGAGAAAAAACTCATAAATTGTCTGGAAAATTACGATACTGATGCAGAAGATTATGTAATAAAATTGATGGAATTATCAAAAGAAGACAAGGAAAAATACAATAAAATATACAAATTAGTTTTAGACTATGAGTTTGATAGAGCACTTGAGATTATGAAAGAGAACAAAGATGAATTAGAACAAAGATGA
- a CDS encoding class I SAM-dependent methyltransferase: protein MESCKICKCNTLTTIYDENYDLNYYHCENCDTIFQDESKLLKSKADEKSSYDTHNNSANCEGYVNMFREFIEKSITPLNIDFESALDYGCGPGPVLADLMKEFIPIVKTYDRIYPFSPDFDQYKYDLITSTEVFEHFNQPLKSISHILSFLKPGGHISIITQFKPSSHDEFLNWWYRRDETHITFYSIKSFEFLCDLFDLELIYTDNKKIIVLKKPN from the coding sequence ATGGAATCTTGTAAAATTTGTAAATGTAATACTTTGACTACTATATATGACGAAAATTATGATTTGAACTACTATCATTGTGAAAATTGCGATACTATATTTCAAGACGAGTCTAAATTATTGAAATCAAAAGCAGATGAAAAATCAAGCTATGATACCCACAATAATTCAGCTAATTGTGAAGGCTATGTGAATATGTTTAGAGAATTTATAGAAAAATCTATAACTCCGCTAAATATTGATTTTGAATCAGCTCTAGATTATGGATGCGGTCCAGGACCAGTCTTAGCTGATTTGATGAAAGAGTTTATCCCTATCGTCAAAACATACGATAGAATTTATCCGTTTTCACCAGATTTTGACCAATATAAATATGACTTAATAACATCTACTGAAGTGTTTGAACATTTCAATCAACCACTTAAATCCATATCACATATTCTAAGTTTTTTAAAACCCGGAGGTCATATCTCTATAATCACTCAGTTTAAGCCAAGTTCTCACGACGAATTTCTAAACTGGTGGTATAGAAGAGATGAAACACATATAACCTTCTATTCTATAAAATCTTTTGAATTTTTATGTGATTTATTTGATTTAGAACTGATATATACCGACAATAAAAAAATAATTGTGCTCAAAAAGCCAAACTAA